The sequence TTATAAAGTACCAATTCAATAGAAACAACATActgaattttgtaataaatacaataGAATAAAGGGAGAGTTTCTTTCTGTTGTATGAATACTTTGGACATGTTGtttgtaatataaatagttaTGGCATTACCAATCATTCTCCTTGAGGTCTCATAGTGAAATTTATAGTGagaataaaaagaagtaatatgaaaattagagGCATGTTCGGGAATATGAAGAACATATTTAAGTCCAATGTTCtctaaaattcttattttgccTTTTCCAGCAGTACTTGATAAATTAccacatgaaattttaaacttttttaactATGGAACTAGGGCTGGCAACAAGTCGAGCTCGAGTGTGAACAATGTGAACAGTTATGAGATAAGTATTAGTTTGCTTACCTATTCTTGTTCGCTGTAGAAACCCAAATTTTGACATTCAAAATTGCATCATCTCTACAAGGGTGTCACTTTTGGCCCAGGTGCACGTTGGTGAGCTTGGGGTGCGGAGTCTAAACCTGcacaagaaatatttttctttatcaatCGCGATGGCATTTACTCAAGAAGAGCTAGAAAAGATGGTCAAAGGACTCGAGGTGCCCACGTATGAAGAGAGCTGGCGAGTATTTAAGGTATTCGTTAAAAAGGAACTCTTCTTGTGCGGGTTGAGGATGCTGACGAGCATTATTGTGTTGAGTGTAAAATACTATATGCTTGTATAAATGCCTATGCATAGGCTGATCTTGATGAGTTTCTGTGTTTTATGCATTGGGGTTATGTTGTTGCGCCGTATGTGGAAATACAGTATTCCTTAATTATGGATGCTTGTGATTGTTTTGAAAACTAGCAATTGTGGGGTTTGGATAATTACTCTTGTCATTTTTGTAACCCTGTTTCGAGATTTGCTTTAAGATATTTGTTGGTGTTTGTTCTCCCACATTATCTGTAGATTTTCTTTATTGGTTCTTTCCCACCATGGATCTGATTGAATTTTAAGAATAGATGAGGGAGGGTAAGATAGACACATTAATAACAAGCAACTTAGATGATAAATACATGAAGCAATTTGTGGCAGTGAAAAGGCAATGTGTGTGAATGTagatactatattttttttagttatagatggattgaactatatatattattgatatatcaaattatatttttttatatgtgttTGGCTTGTAGTTGGGAACGTATTTTCAATGAGAGAATACgtataaatagatatatattctTGCGTTAATTTCTGTTTGAAAGactgaaaactgaaaatgaaaacacaaccctATTTCTTAACGTGCATGCAGCATAAAGGAAAAACACACAACATGAGGAACAGTTAAATTAAAGTGATTCAACTTGCAAATGTATAGCATAAGGTCGAGAAATAAAAATCacgaaaaaggaaaaacatatAGATTTGCATACACTGAATTGGAAAGTTACACACACTGACAGATAAACAAAGCTAACACCGCCAATCTCATTCATCCAAGCTAATTGGGTCTTAATTGTTCTGAGCTAATCTTCTCACTAATTAATACAGCAGCACCAGAGAAAGCACGAAACCTAAGAGAACCTGCAGAACGCACATCCTCCCTGAACCACAGCGCCGCCCGTGTGCGGCGGCGGACTTGAGAGGGATCGGTTCTTTCTTGACTTTCTTACCAGTGGCGTCGACCTCCACCTTGGCCCCAACCCTTAGCCACCTCCGTTTGGAATACCAAAACCAGTACCTGAACGTGGGCTTTGCTACCAAATCCACCCTGAAAACCGCCCTGGAGCCATTCAACACCTTCCCGATGGCGTCGTCCCAAGGCAGATCGTGACTTTCCACCACGTCTCTGCGGTACgccttcttttcctttccctGGTAGAATCCAGGAACCCTGTAATTTGCTATGGTGAAGTTTCTATCAGGGCCATAATAGAAAGTCAGATTAATATCACTGTAACGGACGCTGTGGTCGTTCATCGTGTTTTCGAGTTCCAGGTCGAAGAAGAGGGTTGGGTTGATGACGCCGGCAGCCGCCGTGGCGTTGGAAGTATCAGAGAGGTCTAGGGCAGGCAGGTAAAGCTGTTGGAGATGGCATTTAGGCATATGAATGCGGAAAGTTAACATGAACCAGACTGTAACTGGTAAGGTGATAATTATGCAGATATATTTCCAAATGCAGTCTCCTATTCTTTCAGGTTCACAATCCTGTAGTGGTTCTAATAAGGAGGAAAATTCCTCAGCCATTTTGGTCTCTCGATCCAACGGTTGCTGAGAATCTGGTTGGAATATAGTTGGAGGGTTTCTACTGTCTGTGTGTATCTTTCTTATTTGGTTCTTGAATATGAGagcatatatctatatatatatagagggggagagagagagagagagagagagagagagagagagagagagagctttcTTAATTGGTTCTTGAATATGAGATAtagagggggagagagagagagagagctaaTGGGAAACTTGTATCTAGGAAGTTTGTAAATTAAGAAAGACTGGAAGTCAATGTTGTAGTACTCCTAttaaatgttttctttttcatgtatTATAGTGTGAGGAATTGTTTTTAGTcatattatatcaatatttattgtgaagaattaaatatatatctcgataaaaataaaatttttcacaattaatttatgctattatgagaaaattcaaattagtCATAATTTTAGGAGTTcaatacaatttatcccctgtgatattataaaaaagcaatttatgcccttaaaaaaaagtagctatttacctttttaaattttttggaatgAAAGAATTTATCTCCTTTGTacgtaaattattttatttaaaaaaatacaatgaagcaatttgttgaattttaaaatgtacGAGGAGGtaaattcatagaaaaatGCGTGCATTTTCCCctaatttttagtatataatgTGATGAAACCTATTCTGTCACATTTAACACATTACATATGACAAGATTTAATTTGGTGACATAAAGACTTGTTTTTGTAGTGTGGCCTTTTGATAGTAAGAATTTGAATAATACTTTTGGTGACTTATCAAAGTAATTAAGGTTCggattataaaaatactatgCGCAAATGCTTAATTCCGTCTAAAGTTTTTGAGTTTAGTGCATTTTTGGTGCAGCATCAAAGTAAGTAAACACTGCacttaattagaaaaatagaattgaTGTCATGTTGAATGGTTATTTCAGCATTAACATTAACATCAAATGTCAATATCACATACGCATACGTTCACACACATACTTTATTGTTGAATTTaggacaaatatatatgtctatatatatatacacacacgaAAGTCAATAGATCAGTAGAAGCATCTATATATTCACATGTTTTATTCATATACTTGAAGTctcaaacaatatttttttagtcccaaaatcatAATGTATGTGATGATTTGTAGCTAAAAATGtgtgattatgagttttatggaattaaaaGCGGCGCTTGCCATAATTatggtataaaaaaaattacccttattttatgagattaaaaaaatatttttcctaaaaaattttagaattcttaaaaagaaagagattaaAAGGGGTGTTTGCCGTTCGGTAAacaaattgaaacaaaaaattcagtaTGCACCGAAAtcataccaaaaaaaaaaaaaaaatggttcgATTGTGATTTTTAGTATCGGTTCACCCAATTATCTTACTTGATAccgaaatattatttttatttaatttttatatacatacttttttatatgttaattaatttttatattattttttattttaattatttaaaatataaaaaataaaataaacataattattatttttaattaacgaaaaattcaatttaatcgAACATCAAACCAAAATGGTAACTATCAAAACCAAATCAACTATATAATTCATCAACTTATTTCAAGTAATAATAGTTGATCGCTCCTACTAAAAAAAACCAAATCGACTATATACTTCAGTTCAACATTCAATATAGTATTTTAGCTAATGAATTCAACTCGATTTTACCTTATGAATGCATCcctcataatttattacacCAATTTACTAGAGAAATCATTAATTGTAACTAACAGTGATAGCAATTTCAATAAggtgaaattcaattttagttctgtaacttAGGAGGGGTGGTAATTTTGGTTTTAcacgaattaatttttgtaatttaatcctataacttaaaacatttaacaattttcatcctttttcaGCCAATTTGGTTGGAAAATTGTATATGACTTGCACATgactcaattaaattgtaattttaatccaGTAACTTAGGGGGCGtggtattttttgtcctataactTGGAAGAGTTGGGATTTTTTGTCCTGCacgaatttatttataggacaaaattaaaaggaaattGCAGTTTCCAGCCAAATTGATcgaaaaaagactaaaattactaatattttaaaattatgggattaaaatacaaaaatcaatttgtatAGGACTACACATGCCACCCCtaaattataggattaaaagtacaattttcCCAATTCAATACTATAAAAAGTCTGCGTAATTTATGAActgaaagaaagtttattcCCACAATAAACAAAGACTTTCAAgtcggaaaaaaaaatgaaatgtttaAAGTTATCCTTCGTAgtctcttaatttatttctgaaTGATCTATTGAAGATTTTGTTGTCTCTTAATTGGCTAAATGAACTCCAATCTTGGGGAgaacattaatttaattaagttattacAACCACCACATTCCCAAGGCATGTGAAATCAAGACCAAAGGGTTACTAGATAGTCCAAGACATGGCAAGAAGAGTATACCGTAACCACCGTACTTAAATAGCTAGATGAGTTCCCAACTACcctatttaaattgaattataattaaaggtCATTtagaagtatatatatatatatatatatatatatgtgatccACGTCTTTCTATTTCGGACCAGATCACATCTTTTTAGTCGagttcaaattataatatattcatttaaagtgaaacaaatatCCACACGTTCAATAAAATTCGAACCCATGACCTTAAACTAATTCATTAAACTCGCTCTTCCAGTTTGAATTTCAATCCATGCACTTGTCTTACATGAAAATAAAGCAATCTCTATGGTTTATACTTCCAAGTCAAATATTATAGGGGGAAAAATGTATACATTGATTCTTATAGTcccttaatttatttctttggcATGGAAAGTCTTTCATACTTAtcattcttaatatattttggagataattaCTCTTTCTACCtctaaagtttggtgtaattacacataaattttctatgatttagaaaattacatctagcacccttaAGGTTatctttcatctaacaaataagtcatttcattagttaaaataaactgaatttgttgatattaacaaagaaaattagggaaaaaaaaatctatactCACCCCTGATTGACTTAATACAGACTTATTGTAGgctaaataaatctttttatgaccagATTATCCCCATACGTTttcacatgttaatgcatatgaggaggtatatcttcatcattttaagggtagtttagatcaaaaaaaaattatttgacctacaataaaccAGTAATCAgtcaattaagggtaaatatcaattttcattcaatttttttgttaatatcaataaattcagtgaattatGACTTATggagagacttatttgttaaacggaGGCAAACTTTAAGGATGCTATATGTAATTTCCCATACTATAGAgagtttacgtataattacaccaaacctcaatgtgaagtgtaattatccctatttttttaattgtcttTGAATAATAGAAACAATGTAATTCCTTTTATGAGTTGAATTTCGGGCGCAAAAccatgaaagaaaagaaaacaaaaagtatatgaattaattaaccGTGAGCAACGGtatcattaaaattaaggttt comes from Sesamum indicum cultivar Zhongzhi No. 13 linkage group LG10, S_indicum_v1.0, whole genome shotgun sequence and encodes:
- the LOC105171794 gene encoding protein NDR1-like, producing MAEEFSSLLEPLQDCEPERIGDCIWKYICIIITLPVTVWFMLTFRIHMPKCHLQQLYLPALDLSDTSNATAAAGVINPTLFFDLELENTMNDHSVRYSDINLTFYYGPDRNFTIANYRVPGFYQGKEKKAYRRDVVESHDLPWDDAIGKVLNGSRAVFRVDLVAKPTFRYWFWYSKRRWLRVGAKVEVDATGKKVKKEPIPLKSAAAHGRRCGSGRMCVLQVLLGFVLSLVLLY